In a genomic window of Natranaerobius trueperi:
- a CDS encoding sigma-54-dependent Fis family transcriptional regulator yields the protein MKQLDGYFVFPGKQQYVPVESIMNEQPIIINKNNSMFDALRLILEFRENDEVLCVDHNNNLQGILTINDFSKHLEKEELDTPLEKVMRTTLWTIDPKEDVRNARDLMIMKDIGRLPVVYNKEILGVLTTKNLLNSYYSDLEDLVKSTEIVFDAIHEGVCIIDKNEVVRYWNENAEKLYGVKAQDILEKKISDKFPNALLLEALRTEQPLRNKKHEPREGKIVNLSAIPIIIDGEVIGAISTDRDITEVEKLQSELKETKKKLQDLENVVKDSSKETSFSGIPTNNKAYSMALKMASKVANEKVTVLLTGETGVGKGLFAEAIHNESDRQNNPFIAVNCGAIPENLLESELFGYEEGSFTGSKKGGKPGKFELAESGTLFLDEIDSLSLDLQVKLLKSIEEMKVYRIGGTSPKKLDVRLIAATNNNLENMVKEGRFRKDLYYRINVVNIEIPPLRKRKEDIPALVKTFAKEFSKLHGKKVDKVEPQALESLVNYSWPGNVRELRNAIERIIVLNNDDAIEFEDLPQFVKEKNSYTPQQSESDDLKSLSKAIEETERATIKKTLKATKSRTEAAEILGIPRSTLYYKIKQLGLHLQDL from the coding sequence TTGAAACAGTTAGATGGTTATTTTGTTTTTCCTGGTAAACAGCAGTATGTACCAGTTGAATCGATTATGAATGAACAACCAATTATTATTAATAAAAATAATTCTATGTTTGATGCTCTTCGTTTGATTTTAGAATTTAGAGAGAATGATGAAGTACTTTGTGTTGATCATAATAATAATCTTCAAGGTATTTTAACTATAAATGATTTTTCAAAACATCTTGAAAAAGAAGAGTTAGACACCCCTCTTGAAAAAGTTATGAGGACTACATTATGGACAATTGATCCAAAAGAAGATGTAAGAAATGCAAGAGATTTGATGATTATGAAAGATATTGGGAGACTACCAGTTGTTTATAATAAAGAAATTCTAGGTGTATTAACAACAAAAAATCTTTTGAATAGTTATTATAGTGATCTAGAAGATTTGGTGAAGTCTACAGAGATAGTATTTGACGCGATCCATGAAGGTGTGTGTATAATAGATAAAAATGAAGTAGTTAGATACTGGAATGAGAATGCTGAAAAACTTTATGGAGTAAAAGCACAAGATATTTTAGAGAAGAAAATAAGTGACAAGTTTCCAAACGCACTACTTTTAGAAGCATTAAGAACAGAACAACCTTTAAGAAACAAAAAGCATGAACCTAGAGAAGGTAAAATAGTAAACTTATCAGCTATTCCTATTATTATTGACGGAGAAGTTATAGGCGCTATATCAACAGATAGAGATATAACTGAAGTTGAAAAACTTCAAAGCGAACTTAAAGAGACGAAAAAGAAACTTCAAGATTTAGAAAATGTTGTAAAAGATAGTTCGAAAGAAACTTCATTTTCAGGAATCCCCACGAATAATAAAGCGTATTCTATGGCTTTAAAAATGGCGTCAAAGGTAGCCAATGAAAAAGTTACAGTTTTACTTACAGGAGAAACAGGAGTAGGAAAAGGTTTATTTGCTGAGGCAATTCATAATGAAAGTGATCGCCAAAATAATCCTTTTATAGCTGTAAACTGTGGAGCTATCCCTGAAAATTTATTAGAAAGCGAATTATTTGGATATGAAGAAGGAAGCTTCACGGGAAGTAAAAAAGGCGGTAAACCGGGAAAGTTTGAACTTGCTGAAAGTGGTACATTGTTTTTAGATGAAATTGATAGTTTAAGTTTAGATTTACAGGTTAAACTACTTAAAAGCATTGAAGAAATGAAAGTATATAGAATAGGTGGAACCTCACCTAAAAAGCTAGATGTTAGGCTTATAGCTGCAACTAATAATAACTTAGAAAACATGGTTAAGGAAGGTAGGTTTAGAAAAGACCTTTATTATAGAATAAATGTAGTGAATATTGAAATTCCACCTTTGAGGAAAAGAAAAGAAGACATTCCTGCCCTTGTAAAAACATTTGCTAAAGAATTTTCAAAGCTGCATGGAAAGAAAGTAGATAAAGTAGAACCTCAAGCTTTAGAATCCTTGGTAAATTATTCTTGGCCAGGGAATGTGAGAGAACTAAGAAATGCTATTGAACGCATTATTGTACTTAATAATGATGATGCAATAGAATTCGAAGATCTACCACAATTTGTGAAAGAAAAAAATAGCTATACACCACAACAAAGCGAAAGTGATGATTTAAAATCACTTTCAAAAGCAATTGAAGAAACTGAAAGAGCTACAATTAAAAAAACACTTAAAGCTACTAAAAGTAGAACTGAGGCTGCTGAAATACTAGGTATTCCAAGAAGTACTTTATACTATAAGATAAAACAATTAGGATTACATTTACAAGATCTATAG
- the prdB gene encoding D-proline reductase (dithiol) protein PrdB, whose product MKLSTYKGLKSEVYVPMMPSPIWSDLNKDLSEAKVALVTAAGVHEKTQEKFNLAGDSTFRKVKSESKPEELMVTHGGYDQADVNKDINCMFPIERVQELVDEGVLGGLSKHHVGFMGGGGDQTKFKEETGPEIAQVLKNDGADIAILTAGUGTCHRSAVIVQRAIEEVGIPTVLIAALPPVAKQQGTPRAVAPMVPMGANAGAPNNKEMQRGILEDALKYLKELDTPGQIINIPYEYKADV is encoded by the coding sequence ATGAAGTTATCCACCTATAAAGGACTTAAATCAGAAGTTTATGTACCTATGATGCCATCTCCAATATGGAGTGACTTAAATAAAGATTTAAGTGAAGCTAAAGTTGCATTAGTTACTGCAGCAGGGGTACATGAAAAAACACAAGAAAAGTTTAATTTAGCCGGAGATTCAACTTTTAGAAAAGTTAAATCAGAAAGTAAACCAGAGGAATTAATGGTAACTCACGGAGGATATGACCAGGCAGATGTAAATAAAGATATCAACTGTATGTTCCCAATAGAAAGAGTTCAAGAATTAGTTGATGAAGGTGTTCTTGGCGGTCTTTCTAAGCACCATGTAGGATTTATGGGTGGTGGAGGTGACCAGACTAAGTTTAAAGAAGAAACTGGTCCTGAAATCGCTCAAGTTCTTAAAAATGATGGAGCAGATATAGCTATTCTTACTGCTGGATGAGGTACTTGCCACCGCTCTGCCGTGATTGTGCAGAGAGCGATTGAGGAAGTAGGAATTCCTACTGTCCTAATAGCAGCTTTACCACCAGTTGCTAAACAGCAAGGTACTCCAAGAGCTGTAGCTCCAATGGTGCCAATGGGAGCTAATGCAGGTGCTCCAAACAATAAAGAAATGCAAAGAGGAATTTTAGAAGATGCACTTAAGTATCTAAAAGAATTAGATACACCGGGTCAGATTATTAATATCCCTTATGAATATAAAGCGGATGTTTAG
- a CDS encoding SLC13 family permease gives MTIQAIIALVILLVAIFLFFTEIFPLPVTAMLVPIALSLTGILEPSEAFSYFGDRWVVIFMGMFIISSAMFKTGFASQIGDMTVKVAGNSKFGLMILVMLVLGLMSALLSNTGATAVFVPVVVAVCLSSDRSPKTMLMPMAFASSLGGTLTVIGTPPNGIINSVLNESTKYSEFGFFEFGRVGIFLFIIGILYMVLIGYKLLPDGVPEGSHGFSNNHSSEQLRSDKMWVGLLIFLFVVISMATGIIDLQVAAMLGAMLTIVTGCLTIDEAFNSISWTTVFLFAGMLSMSQAIEDTGAALLIANMIANVSVSPLIVLAVLFVTTALLTNFMSNTATAAVFAPIGITIAESIHVSPYPFLMAIAIASSCCFITPIATPPNTIVLGPAGYSFKDYFKAGWPLQLITFIVSMIIIPIFFPFN, from the coding sequence ATAACAATTCAAGCAATTATTGCATTAGTTATCTTACTAGTAGCTATTTTTTTATTTTTTACAGAAATTTTTCCTTTGCCTGTGACAGCTATGCTAGTTCCTATAGCTTTGAGTTTAACTGGTATTTTAGAACCAAGTGAAGCTTTTTCTTACTTTGGTGATAGATGGGTAGTTATATTCATGGGTATGTTTATTATTAGTAGTGCAATGTTTAAAACAGGGTTTGCTTCTCAAATAGGAGACATGACAGTAAAAGTAGCAGGGAATAGTAAATTTGGACTTATGATATTGGTGATGCTTGTACTTGGTTTGATGTCAGCACTCTTAAGTAATACGGGTGCCACTGCGGTTTTTGTACCAGTTGTTGTAGCAGTTTGTTTAAGTTCTGATAGAAGTCCGAAAACAATGTTAATGCCTATGGCATTTGCTTCTAGTTTAGGTGGGACATTAACTGTAATAGGAACACCTCCTAATGGGATCATCAATAGTGTTTTGAATGAATCAACTAAGTACAGTGAATTTGGTTTTTTTGAATTTGGTAGGGTAGGTATTTTTCTTTTTATCATAGGGATTTTATATATGGTGCTAATAGGTTATAAATTACTACCTGATGGCGTACCTGAAGGAAGTCATGGATTTAGTAATAATCACTCGTCAGAACAATTAAGATCAGATAAAATGTGGGTTGGTCTATTAATATTTTTATTTGTAGTTATCTCTATGGCGACTGGAATTATAGATTTACAAGTTGCTGCTATGCTAGGTGCTATGTTAACAATTGTAACTGGTTGTTTAACTATTGATGAAGCCTTTAACAGTATCAGTTGGACGACAGTATTTCTATTTGCGGGGATGTTGTCTATGAGTCAAGCGATTGAAGATACAGGAGCAGCTCTTTTGATAGCTAATATGATAGCAAATGTTTCAGTTTCACCACTTATAGTTTTAGCTGTGTTGTTTGTAACCACTGCTTTATTAACTAATTTTATGTCTAATACAGCTACTGCAGCAGTATTTGCTCCAATTGGAATTACTATAGCTGAATCAATACATGTGAGTCCCTATCCATTTTTAATGGCAATTGCAATTGCTTCGTCATGTTGCTTTATTACACCAATAGCAACTCCCCCTAATACTATTGTTCTTGGACCAGCAGGTTATAGCTTCAAAGATTACTTTAAGGCTGGTTGGCCACTTCAACTAATCACATTTATTGTTTCTATGATCATTATTCCAATTTTTTTCCCTTTTAATTGA
- the prdC gene encoding proline reductase-associated electron transfer protein PrdC, translating into MVLKIALTDHIGKPAQAVVEVGQKVIKGQVIGKTEGDAIGSIYHSPINGKVNDITKDVVVIEPEDEKSNVLKLDDQDELSLIKSAGVVGAGGAGFPTYKKLDVDLEGKGIVLANGVECEPYLLHNKERMKKNPEDIISGLKTTISITNAKKAYIVVKEKEQEIITLLNEKVSDEPTIEIKTVKDIYPMGEERAIIREVLGELLEPDQLPLEANSVVLNIETLLNVKRAVIDKTPVISKDLTLVGRIGEERTQKVLLDVPIGTKVKDLVEDNGGLPYQIGEIIMGGPFTGNQVDLKTPINKATGGIFATLPLPNRENMKIGLLECGCGAQEDRLRQIAEEMGAEVVGIEKCKQAVEMKNGQLKCTDPGNCPGQAEKILNLKKNKAQAVIVGTCSDCSNTVMGVAPKLKLGVFHSTDHVNRTMGDNLVRFLDN; encoded by the coding sequence ATGGTGTTAAAGATTGCACTAACAGATCATATAGGAAAACCTGCACAAGCAGTAGTTGAAGTTGGCCAAAAAGTCATAAAAGGCCAAGTGATTGGAAAAACAGAAGGGGATGCTATTGGGTCAATCTACCACTCACCTATAAATGGAAAAGTTAATGATATAACAAAAGATGTTGTGGTAATAGAACCAGAAGATGAGAAGTCCAATGTATTGAAGCTTGATGATCAAGATGAGCTTTCTCTAATTAAATCAGCAGGGGTAGTTGGTGCCGGAGGTGCTGGCTTTCCGACATACAAAAAATTAGATGTAGATTTAGAAGGGAAAGGAATTGTTCTAGCAAATGGGGTTGAATGTGAGCCATATTTACTTCATAACAAGGAAAGAATGAAGAAGAACCCAGAAGATATAATTTCAGGACTCAAAACAACTATTTCTATAACAAATGCAAAAAAAGCTTACATTGTTGTAAAAGAAAAAGAACAAGAGATAATTACCCTACTAAATGAAAAAGTTTCAGATGAACCTACTATAGAAATAAAAACTGTTAAAGACATCTATCCAATGGGAGAAGAAAGAGCAATAATAAGAGAAGTATTAGGAGAACTGTTAGAGCCTGACCAGTTACCTCTTGAGGCAAACAGTGTAGTATTAAACATAGAGACTCTTTTAAATGTCAAAAGAGCAGTAATTGATAAAACACCTGTGATCTCAAAGGATCTTACTTTGGTTGGAAGAATAGGCGAAGAACGTACACAGAAAGTTCTATTAGATGTACCAATTGGTACTAAAGTAAAAGATCTAGTTGAAGATAATGGCGGCCTACCATATCAAATAGGTGAAATTATAATGGGAGGGCCATTTACAGGAAATCAAGTTGATTTAAAAACGCCAATAAATAAAGCCACAGGTGGAATTTTTGCTACTTTACCACTTCCTAATAGAGAAAATATGAAGATTGGTTTACTAGAATGTGGATGTGGAGCTCAAGAAGATAGACTTAGACAAATTGCTGAGGAAATGGGTGCGGAAGTAGTAGGAATTGAAAAGTGCAAACAGGCTGTTGAAATGAAAAATGGTCAGTTGAAATGCACTGATCCAGGTAATTGCCCTGGACAGGCTGAAAAAATATTGAACTTAAAAAAGAATAAAGCACAAGCAGTGATAGTTGGTACTTGCTCTGATTGTTCTAATACTGTAATGGGTGTGGCACCAAAACTTAAGTTAGGAGTGTTTCACTCAACAGATCATGTAAATAGAACAATGGGAGATAATCTTGTGAGATTTTTAGATAACTAA
- the prdA gene encoding D-proline reductase (dithiol) proprotein PrdA yields MAISKELCEELRDEPAVVCCKTEKGTVLAPEHLEDPNIFGDLEDSGLLDLSGNVLTIGDVLGNEMTASADALTPLTPDTVDVDVSDKGVEEKPAQSEGAKVEQPQVTNDGVLRIKIDEGKGIDLQIPLGGNVSSNVQQAEVQEVPKEEKSLAKEEPQDEIKRELALKRFNIDEVNLDEETKIENGKLSIEKGLKEKAIDKNDLVVDVDLDIIEPDKYDVEINTIMDVLPIATKKQGDLGEGVTYTLDGVSVILTGTEESGSQIGEFGSSEGIFGENVNFDRAGAPNKGDYVIKVNVTIKDGSSMERPGPFAAHEACDVIIQGIREELKNLEESEADTETVYHDIRRDARPKVLLVKEIMGQGAMHDNLLLPKEPGGIIGGVNNVDLGNIPTLITPNEVRDGAVRAMTCIGPASKETTLHYFNDPLVDMLANDSELDLCGVCFVGSPQENDQKFYVSKRLGRLAESLDLDGAIVITEGFGNNHIDFASHIEQVGKTETPVVGMTFAAQQGALIVGNKYMDAMVDLNKSEDGVETEILQDNCVAKEDARRAIAMLKNKISGEKVEKPEKQWTQEVGDKNQEIVDK; encoded by the coding sequence ATGGCAATTTCTAAAGAACTTTGTGAAGAATTGAGAGATGAACCTGCAGTAGTCTGTTGTAAAACAGAAAAAGGAACAGTACTTGCACCAGAACACTTAGAAGATCCGAATATTTTCGGAGATCTAGAAGATTCAGGACTATTAGACTTAAGTGGTAATGTTTTAACAATTGGAGATGTTTTAGGTAATGAAATGACAGCTTCAGCAGATGCACTAACTCCACTTACACCTGATACGGTAGATGTGGATGTGTCTGATAAAGGTGTTGAAGAAAAACCAGCACAATCTGAAGGAGCTAAAGTAGAACAACCACAGGTTACAAATGATGGAGTTTTAAGAATCAAAATCGATGAGGGTAAAGGTATTGATTTACAGATTCCGTTAGGTGGTAATGTATCTTCAAATGTACAACAAGCAGAAGTTCAAGAAGTACCAAAAGAAGAAAAAAGTTTAGCTAAAGAAGAACCTCAAGATGAAATTAAAAGAGAACTAGCTCTAAAGCGATTTAATATTGATGAAGTTAACTTAGATGAAGAAACAAAGATCGAAAATGGCAAGCTTTCAATTGAAAAAGGATTAAAAGAAAAAGCAATCGATAAAAATGATTTAGTTGTTGATGTAGACTTAGATATTATTGAGCCTGACAAATATGATGTTGAAATTAATACTATCATGGATGTATTACCTATCGCTACTAAAAAACAAGGTGACTTAGGTGAAGGAGTAACTTATACATTAGACGGAGTTTCTGTTATTCTAACTGGTACTGAAGAAAGTGGTAGTCAAATTGGTGAATTTGGAAGCTCAGAAGGTATATTTGGAGAAAATGTAAACTTTGATAGAGCTGGTGCTCCAAATAAAGGTGACTATGTAATTAAAGTAAACGTAACTATCAAAGATGGTAGTTCAATGGAAAGACCAGGACCTTTTGCAGCACATGAAGCTTGTGATGTAATTATTCAAGGAATTAGAGAAGAACTTAAAAACTTAGAAGAATCTGAAGCAGACACTGAAACTGTTTACCATGATATTAGAAGAGATGCTCGTCCAAAGGTTTTATTAGTAAAAGAGATCATGGGTCAGGGTGCAATGCACGATAACCTATTGCTTCCAAAAGAGCCAGGTGGAATTATCGGTGGTGTAAATAATGTAGACCTTGGTAATATCCCAACTCTTATCACACCAAATGAAGTAAGAGATGGAGCAGTTAGAGCCATGACCTGTATTGGACCAGCTTCAAAAGAAACAACACTACACTATTTTAACGATCCACTTGTTGATATGTTAGCTAATGACTCTGAATTAGATCTGTGTGGAGTTTGCTTTGTTGGTTCTCCCCAAGAAAATGATCAGAAGTTCTATGTTTCTAAAAGGTTAGGAAGACTAGCTGAATCTCTTGATCTAGATGGCGCTATTGTTATTACTGAAGGATTTGGTAATAACCACATTGATTTCGCTAGTCATATAGAGCAAGTTGGTAAGACAGAAACACCAGTTGTTGGTATGACGTTTGCAGCTCAGCAAGGTGCTCTTATTGTAGGAAATAAATATATGGATGCAATGGTAGATTTAAATAAATCAGAAGATGGTGTTGAAACAGAGATTTTACAAGATAACTGTGTAGCGAAAGAAGATGCTAGAAGAGCTATTGCTATGCTAAAAAATAAGATTAGTGGAGAAAAGGTTGAAAAGCCAGAAAAACAATGGACTCAAGAAGTAGGGGACAAAAACCAAGAAATAGTTGATAAGTAG